GAGCATCGCAATTAGCTCGCTCGCATAGGCGAAGCCACCGGCCGGGGCCTGGAAATCGCTTGCGCCCTTGGGCGGATCGCCGCGCAACGCGAGCACGTTCTGCACGCCGGCTCGGGCCAGATCGTCGAAGAGCGCTCGCAATTCGGCCCGCGTCGAACCCACGCAGGTGACGTGCGCCATCACCGTCAGGCCGATCTCTTGCTGGATCTGCTTGGCCAAGGCGACCGTACGCGCGCGCGAGGATCCGCCCGCCCCATAGGTAATCGAGACGAATGCGGGACGCAGCGGCAAGAGCTGCTCGATTGCCGCGAATAGCTGGCGCGAACCGGCCTCATCCTTGGGCGGAAAGAACTCGAACGAAAAGAACGGCCGCGTGTTCGCAAGCGCTTCGCTGATACGCATGGTGCGCGCTAGGATTATCTACTACGGCCGCAAGCGCCTGTGCTCGGAGGTCCACCGAGAGCTCGCCGCAACCTCTCCGCAGACCAGCGCCCCTATCCCCGGACCACGAGATGAACTTACACAACCGGTCCATGACCGACTTGTCGATCAACAGCTAAAGGTCGCTGGTCGTTGGCGAATTAGCGGGCCAACCATCGAGTGATGGGATATCGGGCGTTGCACGTATACACGCATCAGCGTAAACCGCGATACCCAAATCACCCGTCCAGAGCGAATGCCATGGGACGCCGAATTCTTTGCGCTCGCGATCCGCTTGCGCGATGGCGTGCATAGCAAACGCGCGGGCGCGTTCGAGCCAACGTTCCTCTCCAGTTCGTTGATAGAGCCGCATATCGGCAAGCCTCTTATACCGGAATGCCTGTCACCCTGCAGCCTATGAGGTGAATTCGATAACTACCTTGGGAGGGCGTGAACATACGTCGAGCGCAATCGATAGAGGACGTGGCGACGGATCGGGTGCCCAGCCGGAATGCGCGGATGGTCAAAGTCGTCCGCAGGATTACGCGTCATTCCTAAACGCCGCATCACTTTTTGCGAACGTTCGTTGCTCGTAGCAGTCATCGCAACCACCTCCTGCCAGCCCAGTTCGTTGAAGGCATATCGCAGCGCCGCGGATGCCCCCTCGGTCGCATAACCATTGCCCCAACGGTCGACGGGCAATCGCCATCCGACTTCACGCCGCGGTTCGAATGGCGCATCCCAACCGATATCCGCCACGGCAATCACGCCCGCGAATCCGGGTTCGTCGCGTAGTTCAAGAACGAACCAGCCATAACCGTCGCGCTGAAGGCCGTCACGCAGAAGCCTAGCTTGTTCGAGCGAACGCTCCCTCGGCGTCGTACCGACGAAAAATTCCATTACACGCGGGTCGGCGTTCATCCGCGCCCACGGCTCGACATCTTCGGGAAGCCACCCACGCAGTCGAAGGCGCGGTGTCTCGATAGGCTTTAGCGATCTTGACGGCACGTTGCGGCTTAGGTCAGGGCATCGGCAAGCGCTTTCGGCTTGCGCGAAATCGCGAGCAGCAGCGTCATCGTGCCGGGGGCCGGGCGCTTACGTCCTTGCTCCCACTCCTGCACGCTACGCAGCGGGAAGCGATAGCGTCGCGCAAATTCTTCTTGCGTAAGGCCAAGCCGCTCGCGAAGGGCACGCACGTTTACATTGCAGACGAAGCGAGCGTTATCGGTAAACTCGAAATCCGCATCGCCATCTTCTCTCTTCCAGTTCTGAATCTGTGCTTCGGTCGGCTTCGGAAACGAATAGTCGCGATCGCCGCGCCCCAATTGCGAAAGCTTCTTACGGATAATAGGCATAATACATTCGCCTCTCGCTTCGTGATGCACGTCGAGCGGAAATGATGCGCCGCGCCGTACCGCGCGGCGTCCATACGAGCGTCAAGACGAGGTCATCGACAGCACCCGTAACCACGAACCGCCGCTCGCCAAAGTTACCGCGGGACTCTTCTTCGACGTACTCTTCCAGAAACACACGCGCTGCATAAGCAAAGCCGAAGCCCCGCAGTAACCTGTTTTTCTCGCTCTTAGCAGCATCCCACTCGACGGACTCAAAAGAACCACTCACGGATAGACTACTACGCTTGTAGCGTATAAGTCAACCGCGCAAAGCGCGATCACCGGAAGCTCGCAGCGACGCCGCCGCACACCAGCGCCCAGCCGTCGACCATCACGAAAAGCAGCAGCTTGACCGGCAACGACACGACCGGCGGCGATAACATCATCATTCCGAGGCCCATCAGCATCGCCGCGACCGCGAGATCGATCGCGACGAACGGCAGATAGAGCGCGAAACCGATCGCGAAGGCACTACGCAGTTCGCCGACCACGAACGCCGGTATGAGTACCACCAGCGGAGCGCTGCGTGGAAGCGTACCGGCGCGATGCGCGATGCGGTCGAAGAGCGCGATATCGGCCACGTGCGTTTGCCGCAGCATGAACGCTCGCAACGGAATGACGGACCGCTCGAACGCCTGCGATTGCGAAAGCGCTCCACGCGAGTAGGGGTCAACGGCGTCGTGCCCGATGCGTTGGAGCGTCGGGGTCATCACCACGAGCGTGAGCACCAATGCCAACCCCGTGATCACGGCGTTGGGCGGTAGGGCGGAGGCGCCGATCGCCGAGCGCACGAGCGAGAGCACGACGACGATCCGAACGAACGATGTGCACATGACGAGAAGAAACGGTAAGACTGCGAGCAACGTCAGCCCGGCTAAGACGTCGAGCGGGAGCGTTCCGCGGCTGGATGCCACGTGCAAGAGTGCGTCCATGCAGCGAGGGTAACGCGCCTGCGTTACCCTCGTGTGAACGTGTTGTTACGGGCGTTAGACGCTATGGAGGCGAGGGTCGCGAGATCAGTTCGGTGACGCGAACCCCGAAGTTCTCGTCGACGGCGACGACTTCTCCGCGGGCGACGAGTTTGTTGTTGACCAACAAATCGACCGGTCCGCCGGCGAGCCGATCGAGCTCGATGATGGAGCCCGTGCCGAGCTTGAGCACTTCGTTGACCGACATCTTACACTTGCCGAGCTCTGCGGTTACCGAAAGCGGAACGTGCATCAGCACGTCGAGATTGGCGCGATCTCGCGCGAATTTCTTTTGATCGATCGTCATGTTACTCCCCGCTCCCCGCCGGTAATGGCTCCCGTCCGTCGAGCACGAACGCATAGCAACCACCGCTCACGCCACCTTCGCCAAATGCAAGGGTCCATCCGGCAATGCCGGCCCGAGCATCGAAGGGCGCCATTGTGTTCATCATCGGCAAAAATGCGCCGGGCTCTAACCCCAGGAGCGTTTCGGCATCGATGGGAGCCAGAGGCACCTCGACCGCGACCTCGACCTCCACCTCCTCAAGGTCGGCGATCGCCAGCCGCATTCCCGGTACCGGTTGCGGCTCGCGCGAGAGTGCGATCGCGATGCGAAAGGCGCTCGCTCCCTCTACGAGCAGTTCGAAATAGGTGGAATAGCTCCCCAATTCCGCCGCCGGCTCGAAGCCGGCTGCGCCTTCGCCGCTGCCGGAAAGGGCGGACACGTGCACCGCCAGGGCATCCATCGTTCGCGCGAGCACGGTTCGCTCGATGGCCGAAAGCGGGCGCGGCTGCGCCGGCGACTCGCCGAAGGCCGACCCGACGAGCGCCAGCGCATCGCCCGAACGCAGCAGCATCGCCGTATCCGCCATGCGCCCGGGAATGCGGTAAACGGTAGCATCGCCGGCAATCGTTCGCCAAGCTTGCGGGCTTGGCAGCACGGGCTCCGAGACGCGTACGCGCACCTCCGCGCCGAACAGGGTGCTCAAGGCTTCCCGCACGCTGCTCGCAACCATACAAGCCGCGCCGATCGGCAGCAGCGAACGATCGACGAATCGCGCGTTGCGGATTCGCCGCCCCGAACCATCCGTCGCTCCCGAGTCTTCGAAAGCGAGCGCCCTCATTTCACCAAATCCATCGCCGTTTTGCCCAGGCCCCATTGCGCCGTCTGCCCCGCCGAGAGCGCGTCGAACGCCAAATACGCATCTTTGAGCCGCGCGAGCGCGCGGTCGATATCGACCCGGCTACGCTCTCGACGGTGCGGTTCGAGCGCTCCAAACGCCGCGTCGCCCGGCTGCCCGACGTGCGGAATACTCTCCGCCGGAGCGGCGAAGTGGCTTGCATCGATCGCCTGTAGCCGCGTCCCCGCCGCAAAACGCGCGAGAGCGATGCGTCCGACAAGCACCCGTTGCAGTTCCCGCGCACCGCTGCGCGGGTCGATAACGCTACGCGAGTAGACCACGCTGCCGTCGCGTTCGATCCGCACGCCGGTCGCTCGCCCGAGGGCTGCGTCCACGGAATCGATCGCCAGCGGTGCGAGCGCGCCGCCGCCATCGACATATCCCAGCACCGGCCGTCCGTCGCTCCCGCGCAACACCCCTGCGTCAATCGTCATCGCACCGTCGCGCGTGTACACCGCACGCCCTCGCTCGTCGCGAGCCATGAAGTACGTTTGCTCCGGTGCCGCGACACTGAGGGGGTCTTGCACCGCGCGCGCGCCAGCGTGCGCGGTTGCGACATCGTCGTGCCCCGGGATCGCGCCCGGTGTAAACGCCATCCGCACGTCGGCCGCACGCGCGCTGATGCGCTCTAACGCGGCGATGGTGGCAGGATTCACGAGCATGCCGCGCCCTCCGTTTCGACATCGAGGACGATTCCTCGCGCGGCAAGCGCGAAACGCGCTTGCGTCAGTGCGGCGCGAACCCGTTCTTGTAAATCTCGGCGGCACACCGCCACCAGCCGAACGCGATTGCCGGATGTCTGCAATGCCACATGCACGCGCGCTTGCGTACCGTCGATGCGAAACGTCGCGCGTTTGACATCCGAGGCCGGGCGGAGAAACGTGCGCTCGATACGGCGCGCAAGGCTCGAGCGCGACGCGCGCCGCTCGACGGGATCGGTGAGAAGGCGGCCGGAGCGCTCGACGTTTGGAATCGCTCGCACCGTATCCGACGCCCTCGGATGCTCCGCGCCGATGCGATGCACGGGCTGCTCGCGATGCAGCCCGCCGGCCACCGCCTGCTTTTGCGAGGGCGCGCGCGTTGCGCGGGACGCGCAATCGGCGAGATGCAATGCCGAATACCATGCTTGCGAAAGCGCGCGACGATCCATCGCGGCTACCGGCGCGCACAAGATGCTGATCCCCAGTTGCTCGGTCATCATGTCGATAACCATGCGCTTCAGCCATGACGATCTCGTGACGTACGCGTGAACGATTTGTGCAGGCTGAGCCCTAGCCAACGCCGAGCACCCACCCATGTTGCGGGGCGTGCAGTTTTTTTGACCTGGCCTGGAGGGCCATTTCCAAACTTCGTTTTGTCAAAAAAATGCTCGAGCTAAGAAATTTCATGGATGAAATTTCTTGGCGTCCCCGCAACAAGGGTGGGTGCTCGGCGTTGGCTAGGGCTGGTTCAGCGGCCGATAGCGTCCGTCGTCGAAATCGCGCGCGCGATCGAGGTAGAGCACGCGATTGGCTAAGTCGAAGGTCATGACGAAGTTGCGCAGTGTGGCGTAGCCGATATTGCCGGCATCGTTTTGATCCGCAAACGCTCCGTGTTTGGCGAGAACGACGCTTGCGAAACGGTGGAACATGCGGAACGGCCCAAAGTAGAGTTGGTCGACGATCACCTTGGTAGCGTAGTTCCAGCCACCGATGCCGCGCTCTAGCACTTGCGCTTTGCCGACGGTGCTCACCAAGCCCGGATGCCGGTCGAGAAAATGCTGGAACACCAGCAACTCCGCCGTGTCGCCGGTATCGACGTAGAAGCGCCCTTGCACGCCGTTGAGCGTTGCGAGCATTTCCGGCAGTTCGCGGTCGGTATCGATGGTGACGGGGCTACCCCGCACCGGGAGCATGCCCGGCTTTGCAATCGTGAGTTCGTGCAAGTCCGGATCGATGCGCACCTCGGCCTCGGCAAAGAGCGGGTAGCCGAGAACGCCGTCGACCGGGAACCCTTGGTTGATCACCGTGCTGAGATCCACAACCGATGCCACGTGCACCGGCACCCGCACCGATCCGATATGCAGCGCGCCGAGCGCAACGATACCGTTAGCCGCCGTGCGCGCGATACCGCTCACCTGCAAGCGCCCTTGCGGCACAAGGTTCAATCGCCGGGCGAGCGTGGGTGAGATGACGATACCCTGCGAGCCGGAGTCGAGCAAAAAGTTCGCGGTGATGCCGTGGATCCGCACCGCAACGAAGAGCAGGCCCGCATAGGATCGAAGCGGCACGCTTACGGGCTGCGACGCATCGACCGTCGTCGAAACCAGCGGGGCGAACGCGTCTTGGGCAATCGTAGGATCGATGACGACGCTCGTGATGCGGCTGGTGATATCGAGCGACGGATCGCCATCCGATTCAACTTGCGTGTACGGTACGAGCAAGCCGTGGACGACGTGATAGTCGCTGCTGTCGACCGTGTGAATCGTATCGTCGTTCACGTAGGCAATCTCGTCGACCAGAAAGGTGCGCGCATCTAAGCCGACGTGATACGTCTCGCCGCCGGGCGGCGCGACGCGGATGATCCACACGAGGCGGCCGTCGGCAAGCCGGCCTAGCCCCAACATCGTGTCGTACGACGGGTTGCGCGCGAAGTCGCCCGACGATATGTCGTGTTCGGTGATGCTGCGCCGTAGCGAAATGCCCGCTAGCAGCCGTACGTCGCCGTTAGGATTCTGTTCGTAGATACGGTCGCCGTCGCGTAATTCCGTTTCGGTTTGAATGCCGATCTGCTCGTCGCTGCGCTCGCGATCGCCGTCGCGAACGTTGTGGAACGTGCCGGTGCTGCCGAGCCCGACGATCGTGCCACGCTCTTCATAACGGCGAACGTCGCGTACGTGCAGGTTCGCGATCGTCGCGAGATAGGCGCGCAACGCGCTCTCAAGGTGAATGGTCGGTGGTGGGCTGGAAGGGACGGAAGCTTGCGCACCCATCAAACAAACGGCGAGGGCGCAGAGCAGTACTCGCACGAGAGCGCTCGGACTAGCGGTGGGCGCTGTACTTCGCGTAGCTGGCGAGCACGTTCTGAACGTAATTCTGCGTTTCGGCATAGGGTGGGACGCCGCCGTACTTCTCCACCGCGCCGGGGCCGGCGTTGTACGCTGCGACGGCCTTGCGCACGTCGCCGCCGAAGCGATCCATCAAGCCTTTGATGTATTTGGTTCCGCCCCAGACGTTCTGCGCGGGATCGTATGCGTTGCTGACGCCGAGGCCCGCGGCGGTGCCGGGCATGAGCTGCATCAAACCCTGCGCGCCGACCTTCGACGTGGCGTTCGCGTTGAAGCCGGACTCGTTGGCGATGATCGCTTTGACCAAATTCGGGTCGACGCCGAACGTCGTCGCGTTGGCGCTCACCAGTTGATCGATCTGCGCAGGCGGGACCATTGCCGGGGCGTTCGAAGCCGCGTCGGCGCTGAAGGCCGAGTTGGCCGGATCGAGCGGGGCGTTGCCCTGGCCGTCGATGGCAGCCTGCACCATCGCCGCGAACGACGGGCTGTTCGGATTGAGTAACGGCAAGCCGTCGATACCGGTACCGTCGGCCATCGGCATGGGCGGGGGCGTACCGGTAATTTGGGCGATGCGCGCGGCGACCGCGGCTAAATCAGTCGAGATATCCATGGGCTTCTCCCAGAGTATCGGCAATCTGCCCGAGTGCCGCTAGTGTTGCGGCCGCCGGCGACGGCTCGCTTCCTTGCTGCAGGAACCGCCGCAGCGCGGGCTCTGCCTGCAAAGCGTGGCTTAAGCCCTCGGCGTGACAGGGAATGCCCAAGGAGCGGGCCTCGCGCGTGCGCTCGAGCGATTCGAGCGCTGCGCGGACGGCGGTAGCCGCATGACGATGCGACGGCGCGGCGGCATGGTGCATCGTTCGGCTCACGCTTTGCAGCACGTCGATGGCCGGGTAGCGGCCGGCGGCGGCAAGCTCGCCGCTGAGCGCAATGTGCCCGTCCAGCAGCGAGCGGGCCGCTTCGCTGATCGGGTCGCGGTCGTCGCCGTCGTTGAGCACCGTGGCCAGGAGCGTCGTCGAACCGCCGTAGGCCGGCCCAAATCGCTCCAGCAACAGCGCCAAACGCCCGATCACGCTCGGAGGAAAGCCGGCTCGCCCAACGCTTTCGCCGGACGCGACGGCGAGCTCGCGAGCCGCGCCCGCATAGCGCGCGAGGCTATCCATGAGCACCAACACGTCGAGCCCGCGCGCGCGCAAGGCGCCGGCTTGCGCCACCGCCACATCCGCCGCGCGCATTCGCTCCGCGGGCGGGCGATCGCCCGTAGCGCACACGATCGTGGTACGCGCGTCGATGCGTTGAAGCCACTGCTGCGCCTCGCGTCCGCGTTCGCCGATCAACGCGACGACGACCGCATCGCACGAGACGCCGCGCGCAATGGTTTCCAGCAACGTGCTCTTGCCGATCCCGGGCGCACCGAAGATGCCGACGCGGGCGCCGCGGCCGATCGTCAGCAGCGCATCGATCGGACGAATGCCCGTCCAGAGCGGTTGCGTAACCGTGGCGCGTTCGTCGGGAAGCGGAGGCCGCGCATCGAGCGCGACCAAGGGCCCGTCGAGCCGGGCCTTGGCGTCCAAGGGGCGCAGGCGCGCGTCGACGGCGCGACCGAGCGCGCACGTCCCGAGCGGCGCTAGTAACGCGGCGCGGCTAAGGTACGCGCCCGTGCCTGCGCGCAAACCCGCGCAATCGCCGTGCAACGCCGCGCTTGCGGTTCCCTCGGCGTCGAGTGCATAGATCGTCGCCATCGTCGGATCGGGCAACGTCGCGATCGTGACGGTGGCTCCGAGCGCGGCGCGGGGCATCGCAAGTTCGACGAATTGCCCGCGCGCGCGCACGACCGTACCGCGCGCGATCACGTGCGCCCGCAAGCGTCGAGGAGCGCCTCGAAGCGAGCTCCGAGCGAAACGTCGATGCTGCCGTGACGAACGTCGATCGCCACGTCGCCGCGCCGCAACTTCGCGTCGGGAATGACTGGGAGCTGCATCGTATGCAGGGCGTGGAGGTCGTCGGGGTGCACGCGGATGCCGAGCGGGAGGTCGCGGCGCAGTTCGGCAAGCGCGTCATCGACGATCGCGGCGATATCGACCGGAGCCAGACGCAATTCGCGCCCGAGAATAGTGGCGCCGAGGTCGCGCATGAACGTTTCGATCCTCGCCGCGCACGCATCCTCGAGCGCGGCCCGCATCCGCTTTATCTGCGCGACGAACGCGCCGAATACGGCAGCGGCGGCGGCATCGACCGGCGCGCTGCTGCATTCCACGGTTTCCGGCGGAGCAGCTTCCGGCGGGCTATCACAGGGTGGCGGATCGGGAAACAGGTAGGCTGCCAATGGAACGAATGCGTCAGGCATGGCGCGAGAGCACTTCCTGCGCGTCCGGGAACAGCGGCGAATGCGGGCGCTGCATGCGTCGCACGATCGCATCGCGCTCGTGTTGCGGGTAGAGTTCGAGCACGGCGGCGGCCGTTGCCGCCGGCAGCGCGCTGATAATCGCGGCCGCGGCGTGCGGCGGCTCGTTCGCGAGCGCGCCGCGCACGCCGGCCGGCGTATAGCCGGCAACCGCTTGCGAACGGCGCGCGATCGTGGCGCGCTCGAAGGCGGCGGCAAGAGCGCCCACCATCGGCCGGGCGGCGATTCGCGCGACCACGACGCCGCCAAACGCCAACGCCAAGGCGGGGAGCAACGGTACGATCGCACCGTAGAGTAGCCACCAGACGTCGTGCACCGGCGCCGGATCGCGTTGAAAATCGACCGCTTGAACCGTGAGACGATCGCCGCGCCGCGCATCGAAGCCGACGGTCGCAGCAGCAAGCTCGCGAATGTTCGCGAGATCGATCGCGCGCGCCCGATCGACGAACACGGCGGTCGTCGTGCGGGCTAACCGGCCGGGCGCGCCGCGCGAGGTGGTTTCCTCCGTATCGCTCCCACGATCGCTCTGCGATGCGCGCTTGAGATAGCGCTTACCGCCCTGCACGTACGACTCTTCGGTTCCGGTTGAAGCGATCGGCGCGCCCGCGATCACCGAACGCCGCACGCGATGCCGTTCGATCGAGAGCGGATCGGTCTCGGTGTGCACGCGAACGATACTGGTACCGGCGCCGAACGCGGCGTCCAGCGCAGATTGTAGTGCCGCCTGCAGCGCTCCCGCATCGCTTTGCTCCGCATTCGCGTCGAGTGCGATCCCGCGGTCGTCGAGCAACGTCACGCGGGCGGGCGTTAATCCCGCGACGCTCGCCGCGACGAAGGCGCGAATGCCGGTTACGGCCTGGGGAGCGAGCATCGCTCCGGGATGCATCCGCAATCGCACGCTCGCCGTTGCTTGGGTGGTGTTCTGGTCGGCGAATTCGCTTGCGTGCGCCGGCGCGATGATCACGCGCGCGTCGTCGATTCCGCGGATGCCGCGCAGGCTCCGCGCGATATCGCCGGCCAGCCCGTCGCGCGCTTGCGCGTCGATCACCGATTGCGGCGTCAGCATGCCGACGGCCGCCAGGGTCTCGCTGGACGAGGACAGGTGCGCGTGCGGAACGCCTGCCAGCGAGAGCTGCAGCAGCAACCGGCTGCGCGCGCCGGCGGCGATCGTCACGTTGTCGGCGGTCGGCGTAAACGCGACGTTCCAAGAAGCGAGCCGGTCTTCGACCTCGCGCAGTTGCTCGGCGTGCAGCGGCGTTGCGAACAGCGCGACGCGCGGAGCGTGGGCGAGGACGCCCGCAACGATTGCCGCGCACGATAGTGTGACGGCGGCAATGCCGCCGCTCCACCGCAATCTGCGCGGTAACAACTTCCACCAAGCCAGGAGTGCCTCAACGTAGGCCACGTTACACCTGCATGTTGAGGATGCTCTGGAGCGCCTGCGCGCTTCGCTGCGCCGCCGCCGTCGCGATCGACAGTGCAACGTCGGCACGCGCTCGCGCGATCACCGCATCTTGAAGCGAACCGGTGTGCGTGGCGAAGCGATCCTCGGCGCCTTCCGCCGATCGCAGGGTGTCGCCGATCGCGTCCAGCGCCCGCGCGAACAGCGACGGCTTCGCATCGTGCGACCGTTGGAGGGGGACGGCGATGTCGGGGACGAGGGGCTCGACGGTCATAGACGGCCTGCGTCGATCGTTCGCTGCGCGAGGGTCTTCGCAAGATCGAATAGGGATGCATCGGCCTCATACGAGCGCGAAGCATTCATGGCGGAGATCATTTCGGTGAGAATATCGACGTTGCGGCCGCGCTCTTCACGCGTACCCGCGAAGTGCGCGAGCGCCGTGCCGCCGCGTTCGATCACGGTAAATTCCGGAATCATGCGGGCGTACGATCCGTTTGGGCCGGCGGC
Above is a window of Candidatus Dormiibacterota bacterium DNA encoding:
- a CDS encoding methylenetetrahydrofolate reductase gives rise to the protein MRISEALANTRPFFSFEFFPPKDEAGSRQLFAAIEQLLPLRPAFVSITYGAGGSSRARTVALAKQIQQEIGLTVMAHVTCVGSTRAELRALFDDLARAGVQNVLALRGDPPKGASDFQAPAGGFAYASELIAML
- a CDS encoding GNAT family N-acetyltransferase, producing MPSRSLKPIETPRLRLRGWLPEDVEPWARMNADPRVMEFFVGTTPRERSLEQARLLRDGLQRDGYGWFVLELRDEPGFAGVIAVADIGWDAPFEPRREVGWRLPVDRWGNGYATEGASAALRYAFNELGWQEVVAMTATSNERSQKVMRRLGMTRNPADDFDHPRIPAGHPIRRHVLYRLRSTYVHALPR
- a CDS encoding helix-turn-helix domain-containing protein; the protein is MPIIRKKLSQLGRGDRDYSFPKPTEAQIQNWKREDGDADFEFTDNARFVCNVNVRALRERLGLTQEEFARRYRFPLRSVQEWEQGRKRPAPGTMTLLLAISRKPKALADALT
- a CDS encoding BrnT family toxin, whose amino-acid sequence is MSGSFESVEWDAAKSEKNRLLRGFGFAYAARVFLEEYVEEESRGNFGERRFVVTGAVDDLVLTLVWTPRGTARRIISARRASRSERRMYYAYYP
- the fliP gene encoding flagellar type III secretion system pore protein FliP (The bacterial flagellar biogenesis protein FliP forms a type III secretion system (T3SS)-type pore required for flagellar assembly.), with product MDALLHVASSRGTLPLDVLAGLTLLAVLPFLLVMCTSFVRIVVVLSLVRSAIGASALPPNAVITGLALVLTLVVMTPTLQRIGHDAVDPYSRGALSQSQAFERSVIPLRAFMLRQTHVADIALFDRIAHRAGTLPRSAPLVVLIPAFVVGELRSAFAIGFALYLPFVAIDLAVAAMLMGLGMMMLSPPVVSLPVKLLLFVMVDGWALVCGGVAASFR
- the fliN gene encoding flagellar motor switch protein FliN codes for the protein MTIDQKKFARDRANLDVLMHVPLSVTAELGKCKMSVNEVLKLGTGSIIELDRLAGGPVDLLVNNKLVARGEVVAVDENFGVRVTELISRPSPP
- a CDS encoding retropepsin-like aspartic protease, whose translation is MRVLLCALAVCLMGAQASVPSSPPPTIHLESALRAYLATIANLHVRDVRRYEERGTIVGLGSTGTFHNVRDGDRERSDEQIGIQTETELRDGDRIYEQNPNGDVRLLAGISLRRSITEHDISSGDFARNPSYDTMLGLGRLADGRLVWIIRVAPPGGETYHVGLDARTFLVDEIAYVNDDTIHTVDSSDYHVVHGLLVPYTQVESDGDPSLDITSRITSVVIDPTIAQDAFAPLVSTTVDASQPVSVPLRSYAGLLFVAVRIHGITANFLLDSGSQGIVISPTLARRLNLVPQGRLQVSGIARTAANGIVALGALHIGSVRVPVHVASVVDLSTVINQGFPVDGVLGYPLFAEAEVRIDPDLHELTIAKPGMLPVRGSPVTIDTDRELPEMLATLNGVQGRFYVDTGDTAELLVFQHFLDRHPGLVSTVGKAQVLERGIGGWNYATKVIVDQLYFGPFRMFHRFASVVLAKHGAFADQNDAGNIGYATLRNFVMTFDLANRVLYLDRARDFDDGRYRPLNQP
- a CDS encoding lytic transglycosylase domain-containing protein, coding for MDISTDLAAVAARIAQITGTPPPMPMADGTGIDGLPLLNPNSPSFAAMVQAAIDGQGNAPLDPANSAFSADAASNAPAMVPPAQIDQLVSANATTFGVDPNLVKAIIANESGFNANATSKVGAQGLMQLMPGTAAGLGVSNAYDPAQNVWGGTKYIKGLMDRFGGDVRKAVAAYNAGPGAVEKYGGVPPYAETQNYVQNVLASYAKYSAHR
- a CDS encoding EscN/YscN/HrcN family type III secretion system ATPase, translating into MRAHVIARGTVVRARGQFVELAMPRAALGATVTIATLPDPTMATIYALDAEGTASAALHGDCAGLRAGTGAYLSRAALLAPLGTCALGRAVDARLRPLDAKARLDGPLVALDARPPLPDERATVTQPLWTGIRPIDALLTIGRGARVGIFGAPGIGKSTLLETIARGVSCDAVVVALIGERGREAQQWLQRIDARTTIVCATGDRPPAERMRAADVAVAQAGALRARGLDVLVLMDSLARYAGAARELAVASGESVGRAGFPPSVIGRLALLLERFGPAYGGSTTLLATVLNDGDDRDPISEAARSLLDGHIALSGELAAAGRYPAIDVLQSVSRTMHHAAAPSHRHAATAVRAALESLERTREARSLGIPCHAEGLSHALQAEPALRRFLQQGSEPSPAAATLAALGQIADTLGEAHGYLD
- a CDS encoding FliH/SctL family protein, with translation MPDAFVPLAAYLFPDPPPCDSPPEAAPPETVECSSAPVDAAAAAVFGAFVAQIKRMRAALEDACAARIETFMRDLGATILGRELRLAPVDIAAIVDDALAELRRDLPLGIRVHPDDLHALHTMQLPVIPDAKLRRGDVAIDVRHGSIDVSLGARFEALLDACGRT
- a CDS encoding flagellar M-ring protein FliF C-terminal domain-containing protein, producing MAYVEALLAWWKLLPRRLRWSGGIAAVTLSCAAIVAGVLAHAPRVALFATPLHAEQLREVEDRLASWNVAFTPTADNVTIAAGARSRLLLQLSLAGVPHAHLSSSSETLAAVGMLTPQSVIDAQARDGLAGDIARSLRGIRGIDDARVIIAPAHASEFADQNTTQATASVRLRMHPGAMLAPQAVTGIRAFVAASVAGLTPARVTLLDDRGIALDANAEQSDAGALQAALQSALDAAFGAGTSIVRVHTETDPLSIERHRVRRSVIAGAPIASTGTEESYVQGGKRYLKRASQSDRGSDTEETTSRGAPGRLARTTTAVFVDRARAIDLANIRELAAATVGFDARRGDRLTVQAVDFQRDPAPVHDVWWLLYGAIVPLLPALALAFGGVVVARIAARPMVGALAAAFERATIARRSQAVAGYTPAGVRGALANEPPHAAAAIISALPAATAAAVLELYPQHERDAIVRRMQRPHSPLFPDAQEVLSRHA
- a CDS encoding flagellar hook-basal body complex protein FliE, with product MTVEPLVPDIAVPLQRSHDAKPSLFARALDAIGDTLRSAEGAEDRFATHTGSLQDAVIARARADVALSIATAAAQRSAQALQSILNMQV
- a CDS encoding flagellar basal body rod C-terminal domain-containing protein, whose protein sequence is MSDLFASAAAGMDAQRAALDVAARNVAAAEAAGPNGSYARMIPEFTVIERGGTALAHFAGTREERGRNVDILTEMISAMNASRSYEADASLFDLAKTLAQRTIDAGRL